ACGCCGGTGAGCCGCTCCAGGTGCGCGAGCGCCGTCTCGGCCTCGGTGATCATCAGCGCGGACATGGTGCCTCCAAAGGAACGTCCCGGCACGGGAGGGGTTCGGGGATCCGCCGGGCGGGGGCCGTCGCGGAATGCCTCACGCGAGGGCGGAGCCGGTGGAATGGCGTTCAGTCTTGCGCCGGGCGGAGGAGTCCACAAGCGGTTCGGGGGGATTGGTGGCCGGCACTTCGGTGTGCCGGCCACCGGGGCGGGCGTCAGCCCACGGGCTCCAGCCGCGACGGGGGAGCGGCGGGGGCGTCGCCCTCGCGGATCCCGTACCGGCCGTAGAACCGGGCGAGCGGGCCGGGCGCCCACCAGTTCGCGCGGCCGAGCAGCCGCATCGTGGCGGGCACGAGCAGCGCCCGGACGACGGTCGCGTCCAGCAGGATCGCCACGGCCATCCCGACGCCGGTCATCTTGATGAACGTGATGCCGGACGTGGCGAACGCTCCGATCACCACGATGAACAGCAGCGCGGCGCTGGTGATGATGGCGCCGGTGCGCTGCACGCCGGAGGCGACGGCCGCGGTGTTGGAGCCGGTCAGGTCGTACTGCTCGCGGACCCGCGACAGCAGGAACACCTCGTAGTCCATCGAGATGCCGAACAGCATCGCCAGCATGAGGATCGGCATCGCGGGGGAGATGGAGCCGGTCGCGGTGAAGCCGAGCGGGCCGGACAGGTGGCCGTCCTGGAAGACCAGCACGACCGCGCCGAAGGTGGCCGACAGCGACAGCATGTTCATGACGATCGCCTTCAGCGGCAGCAGCACCGACCCGAACGCGAGGAACAGCAGGAGGAACGTGGCGCCGCCGACCAGCAGGGCCAGCCAGGGCAGGGTCGCGCCGATGCTGTCGAGCTGGTCGACCACGTCGGCCGTCTCACCGCCGACGTGGGCGCGCGCGCCGGGCGGCGGCGGGACGTCCCGGACCCGCTGGACGAGGTCGCGGGCGGCGCCGGAGTTCGGGTCGGCGTCGTAGCGCAGCGCGATCCGGGTCGTCGTCCCGCCGGCGCCGGTGACCGTCGCGTCCGTGACGCCGGGCAGCGCGTCCAGGCGGGCCCCGTACGCCTGGACGGCGGCCCGGTCGGACGTTCCCGTCACGACGGCCTCGATCGGGCTGGTGGCGTTGCGGGGGAAGCGGGTCTCCAGCGTCTCGGAGACGACCCGCGCGTCGGTGCCGTCCGGCAGCACCTTCGCGTCCACGCCGCCCCAGTTGATGCGCAGGAACGGCGCGCCGAGCGCGAGGAGCAGCGCCACGGTCGCGACCATGTAGACGACCGGGCGGCGCATCACGCTGCGCGCGACCCGCCCCCACCAGCCGTCGGACCGGTCGCCGGCCGCCGCCGCCCGGCGCCGCCGGATCGGCAGCGCGTTCACCTTCGGGCCGAGGGCGGCCATCAGCGCGGGCAGCACGGTCAGGGCCCCGGCCATGCACACCAGCACGGTGGCGATGCCGCCGTAGCCCATGGAGACCAGGAAGTTCTGGTCGAACAGCAGCAGCCCGGACAGCGAGACGGCCACCGTGACGCCGGAGACCGCGACGGTGCGCCCGGCCGTGGCCATCGTGGCGGCCAGCGCGTCCTCCGCGGAGGCGCCGTCCCGGCCGATCTCCTCGCGGAACCGGCTGACCATGAACAGCCCGTAGTCGATCGCGAGGCCGAGCCCGAGGAACGTGGTGATGTTGACGGCGAAGATCGACACGTCGGTGACGTAGGCCAGCGCGTGCAGCGCGGTGAACGAGCCGAGGATGGCCATGCCGCCGACCAGCAGCGGCAGGCTCGCCGAGACCAGCCCGCCGAAGATCAGCACCAGCAGCACCAGGAGCACCGGCATGGCCATGCCCTCGGCCCGGCCGATGTCGGACGAGACGCGCTCGTTGATCGCGACCCCGGTGCCGACCGCGCCGCCGACCTTCGCGGTGAGCCCGCCGCCGACCTCGGCGAGGTCGTCCCGGACCGCCTTGTAGCTGTCCTCCCTGGCGGCCTCGTCGGAGCCGGCGAGCTGCAGGACGGCATAGGTCGCCTTGCGGTCGTCGCTGACGAACTGCGGCGCGTCGGTCGTCCAGTACGTGCTGGCCTTGGCGACCTTGTCCGGGGGCAGCGCGGCCAGGGCGCGCTCCACGGACGCCTGGAAGGACGGGTCGTCGACCGTCGTCCGGCCCTGGTAGAGGACCACGACGTCGGCGGCGCCCCGCCCGAGGTCGCGCTCGGCGATCCGCTCCGCCGCCGCGCTCTGGCTGCCCGGCGTGTCGAAGCCGCCGGAGGAGGTCAGCGCGCCGAAGACGCCCGTGCCCCACACCGCGGCGAACACCAGGAACGCTCCCGCGGCGGCGAGGACCCACCGCCTGCGCCGGTGGACCCACCTGC
The sequence above is a segment of the Actinomadura coerulea genome. Coding sequences within it:
- a CDS encoding MMPL family transporter translates to MFERWGRWVHRRRRWVLAAAGAFLVFAAVWGTGVFGALTSSGGFDTPGSQSAAAERIAERDLGRGAADVVVLYQGRTTVDDPSFQASVERALAALPPDKVAKASTYWTTDAPQFVSDDRKATYAVLQLAGSDEAAREDSYKAVRDDLAEVGGGLTAKVGGAVGTGVAINERVSSDIGRAEGMAMPVLLVLLVLIFGGLVSASLPLLVGGMAILGSFTALHALAYVTDVSIFAVNITTFLGLGLAIDYGLFMVSRFREEIGRDGASAEDALAATMATAGRTVAVSGVTVAVSLSGLLLFDQNFLVSMGYGGIATVLVCMAGALTVLPALMAALGPKVNALPIRRRRAAAAGDRSDGWWGRVARSVMRRPVVYMVATVALLLALGAPFLRINWGGVDAKVLPDGTDARVVSETLETRFPRNATSPIEAVVTGTSDRAAVQAYGARLDALPGVTDATVTGAGGTTTRIALRYDADPNSGAARDLVQRVRDVPPPPGARAHVGGETADVVDQLDSIGATLPWLALLVGGATFLLLFLAFGSVLLPLKAIVMNMLSLSATFGAVVLVFQDGHLSGPLGFTATGSISPAMPILMLAMLFGISMDYEVFLLSRVREQYDLTGSNTAAVASGVQRTGAIITSAALLFIVVIGAFATSGITFIKMTGVGMAVAILLDATVVRALLVPATMRLLGRANWWAPGPLARFYGRYGIREGDAPAAPPSRLEPVG